Proteins from a genomic interval of Burkholderia cepacia GG4:
- the thiC gene encoding phosphomethylpyrimidine synthase ThiC: MNANPKFLSADAHVDAAAVAPLPNSRKVYVTGSQPDIRVPMREITQADTPTGFGGEKNPPIYVYDTSGPYTDPDAKIDIRAGLPALRQGWIEARGDTEVLGGLSSEYGLERAADPATADLRFPGLHRNPRRAQAGKNVTQMHYARQGIITPEMEYIAIRENQRRAEYIESLKSSGPNGAKLAAMMGRQHPGQAFGAAAFGANALAEITPEFVRDEIARGRAIIPANINHPESEPMIIGRNFLVKINANIGNSAVTSSIGEEVDKMTWAIRWGGDTVMDLSTGKHIHETREWIIRNSPVPIGTVPIYQALEKVNGKAEDLTWEIFRDTLIEQAEQGVDYFTIHAGVRLQYVPLTANRMTGIVSRGGSIMAKWCLAHHKESFLYEHFEEICEIMKAYDVSFSLGDGLRPGSIYDANDEAQLGELKTLGELTQIAWKHDVQVMIEGPGHVPMQLIKENMDLQLDWCKEAPFYTLGPLTTDIAPGYDHITSGIGAAMIGWFGTAMLCYVTPKEHLGLPNKDDVKEGIITYKLAAHAADLAKGHPGAQVRDNALSKARFEFRWEDQFNIGLDPDKAREFHDETLPKDSAKVAHFCSMCGPHFCSMKITQDVREFAAQQGVSETEALKKGMEVKAVEFVKTGAEIYHRQ, encoded by the coding sequence ATGAACGCCAATCCGAAGTTTCTGTCTGCCGACGCCCACGTCGACGCCGCTGCCGTCGCGCCGCTGCCCAATTCGCGAAAGGTGTATGTAACCGGCTCGCAGCCCGACATCCGCGTGCCGATGCGCGAAATCACGCAGGCCGATACCCCGACCGGCTTCGGCGGCGAGAAGAACCCGCCGATCTACGTGTACGACACGTCGGGCCCCTACACCGATCCGGACGCCAAGATCGACATCCGCGCGGGCCTGCCCGCGCTGCGTCAGGGCTGGATCGAGGCACGCGGCGACACCGAAGTGCTCGGCGGCCTGTCGAGCGAGTACGGCCTCGAGCGCGCGGCCGACCCGGCCACCGCCGACCTGCGGTTCCCGGGCCTGCACCGCAACCCGCGCCGCGCACAGGCCGGCAAGAACGTCACGCAGATGCACTATGCGCGCCAGGGCATCATCACGCCGGAAATGGAATACATCGCGATCCGCGAGAACCAGCGCCGCGCCGAGTACATCGAGAGCCTGAAGTCGAGCGGCCCGAACGGCGCGAAGCTCGCCGCGATGATGGGCCGCCAGCACCCGGGCCAGGCGTTCGGCGCCGCGGCCTTCGGCGCGAATGCACTCGCGGAAATCACGCCGGAATTCGTGCGCGACGAAATCGCGCGCGGCCGCGCGATCATCCCCGCGAACATCAACCACCCGGAATCCGAGCCGATGATCATCGGCCGCAACTTCCTCGTGAAGATCAACGCGAACATCGGCAACTCGGCCGTCACGTCGTCGATCGGCGAGGAAGTCGACAAGATGACGTGGGCGATCCGCTGGGGCGGCGACACGGTGATGGACCTGTCGACCGGCAAGCACATCCATGAAACGCGCGAGTGGATCATCCGCAACAGCCCGGTGCCGATCGGCACGGTGCCGATCTACCAGGCACTCGAAAAGGTCAACGGCAAGGCCGAGGACCTGACTTGGGAAATCTTCCGCGACACGCTGATCGAGCAGGCCGAGCAAGGCGTCGACTACTTCACGATCCACGCAGGCGTGCGCCTGCAGTACGTGCCGCTCACCGCGAACCGGATGACGGGCATCGTGTCGCGCGGCGGCTCGATCATGGCGAAGTGGTGTCTCGCGCACCACAAGGAAAGCTTCCTGTACGAACACTTCGAAGAGATCTGCGAGATCATGAAGGCGTACGACGTGAGCTTCTCGCTCGGCGACGGCCTGCGCCCCGGCTCGATCTACGACGCGAACGACGAAGCGCAGCTCGGCGAACTGAAGACGCTCGGCGAACTCACGCAGATCGCGTGGAAGCACGACGTGCAGGTGATGATCGAAGGCCCCGGCCACGTGCCGATGCAGTTGATCAAGGAGAACATGGATCTCCAGCTCGACTGGTGCAAGGAAGCGCCGTTCTACACGCTCGGGCCGCTCACCACCGACATCGCGCCGGGCTACGACCACATCACGTCGGGTATCGGCGCCGCGATGATCGGCTGGTTCGGCACCGCGATGCTGTGCTACGTGACGCCGAAGGAACACCTCGGGCTGCCGAACAAGGACGACGTGAAGGAAGGCATCATCACGTACAAGCTCGCCGCGCACGCCGCCGACCTGGCCAAGGGTCACCCGGGCGCGCAGGTGCGCGACAACGCGCTGTCGAAGGCTCGTTTCGAGTTCCGCTGGGAAGACCAGTTCAACATCGGTCTCGATCCGGACAAGGCACGCGAATTCCACGACGAGACGCTGCCGAAGGATTCGGCGAAGGTCGCGCACTTCTGCTCGATGTGTGGCCCGCACTTCTGCTCGATGAAGATCACGCAGGACGTGCGCGAGTTCGCCGCGCAGCAGGGTGTGTCGGAAACCGAGGCGCTGAAGAAAGGGATGGAAGTCAAGGCGGTCGAGTTCGTGAAGACCGGCGCCGAGATCTATCACCGTCAGTAA
- a CDS encoding glycine zipper 2TM domain-containing protein — translation MNSIRRFGVCALLIAMVTSLSACDSMSRRQRDTAIGAGVGGVAGAAIGGNALSTLGGAAAGGIIGNQIGK, via the coding sequence ATGAATTCGATTCGGCGTTTTGGGGTATGCGCTCTGCTCATCGCGATGGTGACCAGCCTGTCGGCCTGCGATTCGATGTCACGACGCCAGCGCGATACGGCAATCGGTGCGGGTGTCGGCGGCGTCGCCGGCGCGGCGATCGGCGGCAACGCGCTGTCGACGCTGGGCGGCGCGGCGGCCGGCGGCATCATCGGCAACCAGATCGGCAAGTAA
- a CDS encoding DMT family transporter, translated as MSPKNAFLLAILAALWGASFLFIRIGVAEFGVAPLMALRVGIGALFLTGLALTRFKPADLATRLRRHAWPLFVVGVLNSGAPFCLFAFAELTLSAGVTSVINATTPLWGALVAYLWLKDKLSLPRALGLVIGFAGVLTLVWDQIANAHGSTGASATALAAAAALGATLLYGIAANYTKRKLTGVDPLVNATGSMIGSTVLLLPFAIATWPAAAVSAHAWGAVLALGIACTGVAYFIFFYLIAHIGPARAITVTFVIPVFGLLWGALFLGERVSVVMIEGCAIVLVGTALATGVIKRIPGLGPRGGEAA; from the coding sequence ATGTCACCCAAGAACGCCTTTTTGCTGGCCATCCTCGCCGCCCTGTGGGGCGCGTCGTTCCTGTTCATCCGGATCGGCGTCGCCGAATTCGGCGTGGCGCCGCTGATGGCATTGCGCGTGGGCATCGGCGCACTGTTCCTCACGGGCCTCGCGCTGACGCGCTTCAAGCCCGCCGACCTCGCCACCCGGCTGCGCCGGCACGCGTGGCCGTTGTTCGTCGTCGGCGTACTGAACTCGGGCGCGCCGTTCTGCCTGTTTGCGTTTGCAGAACTGACGCTGTCGGCCGGCGTCACGTCGGTGATCAACGCGACGACGCCGCTGTGGGGCGCCCTGGTCGCGTACCTGTGGCTGAAGGACAAGCTGTCGCTGCCGCGCGCGCTCGGCCTTGTGATCGGCTTTGCCGGCGTGCTCACGCTCGTGTGGGATCAGATCGCGAACGCGCACGGCAGCACCGGCGCCAGCGCAACCGCGCTCGCTGCCGCCGCCGCGCTCGGCGCGACGCTGCTGTACGGCATCGCGGCCAACTATACGAAGCGCAAGCTCACCGGCGTCGATCCGCTCGTCAACGCGACCGGCAGCATGATCGGCTCGACCGTGCTGCTGCTGCCGTTCGCGATCGCGACCTGGCCGGCCGCGGCGGTCAGCGCGCACGCATGGGGTGCCGTGCTCGCGCTCGGCATCGCGTGCACGGGCGTCGCGTATTTCATCTTCTTCTACCTGATCGCGCATATCGGCCCGGCCCGCGCGATTACCGTGACGTTCGTGATCCCGGTGTTCGGCCTGCTGTGGGGCGCGCTGTTCCTCGGCGAACGCGTATCGGTCGTGATGATCGAAGGCTGCGCGATCGTGCTCGTCGGCACCGCGCTCGCGACCGGCGTGATCAAGCGGATTCCCGGGCTCGGCCCGCGCGGCGGCGAAGCGGCCTGA
- a CDS encoding EAL domain-containing protein translates to MKPSRDLSLDSLLESLTPTPSGWIATYRDTTLRSVFQPVLSITHKRVVGYEALLRVVEPNGTLVSPVALFDKTRAAADALLLDRLARCLHTANFVAQGIGDGWLFLNVTPRVLDSGLVQREFVEALCRHFALPPNRIVLEVIEQPARDEAALARTIDMIQHRDFLIAIDDFGTGFSNFDRVWRARPDIVKLDRSLVERATWSAEDRRIMHHLVSMLHQAGAMVLAEGVESDDALQALMEADIDFVQGFQFGQPDASIAHASAAAPAMLDAAWRRFIAHRHTPPIAEQPGFDAIERLVLAGAAAFSASGNLSDAAQRVFTVPAARRVFVTDEIGEQFLPSIGARPEDGQASSTRLAPLFPETHSNWSRRPYFQRAIAAPGRVALMGPHFSLTEGRDCYTAAVAIRAQSRLVVFCVDFVLDSAGTVMR, encoded by the coding sequence ATGAAGCCCTCCCGCGACCTATCGCTCGATTCCCTGCTCGAAAGCCTGACGCCGACGCCCAGCGGCTGGATCGCCACGTATCGCGACACGACGCTGCGCAGCGTGTTCCAGCCCGTGCTGTCGATCACGCACAAGCGCGTGGTCGGCTACGAAGCGCTGCTGCGCGTCGTGGAACCGAACGGCACGCTGGTCTCGCCGGTCGCGCTGTTCGACAAGACGCGCGCCGCCGCCGACGCCTTGCTGCTCGATCGCCTCGCCCGCTGCCTGCATACCGCCAACTTCGTCGCGCAAGGCATCGGCGACGGCTGGCTGTTCCTGAACGTGACGCCGCGCGTGCTCGATTCAGGCCTCGTGCAGCGCGAATTCGTCGAGGCACTGTGCCGGCATTTCGCGCTGCCGCCGAACCGCATCGTGCTGGAAGTGATCGAGCAGCCGGCCCGCGACGAAGCCGCGCTCGCCCGCACGATCGACATGATCCAGCATCGCGACTTCCTGATCGCGATCGACGATTTCGGCACCGGATTCTCGAATTTCGACCGCGTGTGGCGCGCACGGCCCGATATCGTCAAGCTCGACCGTTCGCTCGTCGAGCGCGCGACCTGGTCGGCCGAGGATCGCCGCATCATGCATCACCTCGTATCGATGCTGCATCAGGCCGGCGCGATGGTGCTCGCCGAGGGCGTCGAAAGCGACGACGCATTGCAGGCACTGATGGAGGCCGACATCGATTTCGTCCAGGGCTTCCAGTTCGGCCAGCCCGATGCGTCGATCGCGCACGCGAGCGCCGCGGCGCCCGCGATGCTCGACGCCGCGTGGCGACGCTTCATCGCGCACCGGCACACGCCGCCCATCGCCGAACAGCCGGGCTTCGACGCGATCGAGCGGCTCGTGCTCGCCGGCGCGGCCGCGTTCTCGGCGAGCGGCAACCTCAGCGATGCCGCGCAGCGCGTGTTCACGGTGCCGGCCGCGCGCCGCGTGTTCGTCACCGACGAGATCGGCGAACAGTTCCTGCCGTCGATCGGCGCGCGCCCCGAGGATGGCCAGGCAAGCAGCACACGGCTCGCACCGCTGTTTCCGGAAACGCACAGCAACTGGTCGCGGCGCCCGTACTTCCAGCGCGCAATCGCGGCGCCGGGGCGTGTCGCGCTGATGGGCCCGCACTTCTCGCTGACGGAAGGCCGCGACTGCTATACGGCAGCCGTCGCGATTCGCGCGCAGAGCCGCCTCGTCGTGTTCTGCGTCGACTTCGTGCTCGACAGCGCAGGAACCGTGATGCGGTAG
- the arfB gene encoding alternative ribosome rescue aminoacyl-tRNA hydrolase ArfB, with protein MMIRYMLDPADVEWTAVRAQGAGGQNVNKVSSAIHLRFDIRASSLPPVIKERLLALSDQRITRDGIVVIKSQEYRTQEKNREAALARLDALIGSVAYTPRARVATRPTRASKERRLEHKSRRSVVKSGRGKVID; from the coding sequence ATGATGATCCGCTATATGCTCGATCCGGCCGACGTCGAATGGACCGCCGTGCGCGCGCAGGGCGCCGGCGGGCAGAACGTCAACAAGGTGTCGAGCGCGATTCACCTGCGCTTCGACATCCGCGCGTCGTCGCTGCCGCCCGTCATCAAGGAGCGGCTGCTCGCGCTGTCCGACCAGCGCATCACGCGCGACGGCATCGTCGTGATCAAGTCGCAGGAATACCGGACCCAGGAGAAAAACCGCGAGGCGGCGCTCGCGCGGCTCGATGCGTTGATCGGCAGCGTCGCGTACACGCCGCGTGCCCGGGTCGCGACGCGGCCGACGCGCGCGTCGAAGGAGCGGCGGCTCGAACACAAGTCGCGCCGCAGCGTGGTGAAGTCGGGAAGAGGGAAGGTGATCGACTGA
- a CDS encoding AAA family ATPase, with product MNASDDTLEFTGGLVARLPEPADFGIALAEGFARRIGDLSRRAGAPAASARWAARAAFATSRATAGGHVCVSLGALAQRYEEPLDDVRAALAASGLVAFGTLARGDERPLIVDRHDHLYLSRYFDYERRLADALVAQAGVAAPGDALSPERLRDSLARYFGPATGEVDWQRVAAIVALTGRVTIVSGGPGTGKTTTVVGVLACLLDAQPGLRVALAAPTGKAAQRMQEALHARAGDLPPALAARLPDTSYTLHRLLGGGGAAGFRHHRDNPLPYDLIVVDEASMIDVALAAHLIDALAPGARLVLLGDKDQLAAVEAGAVFAELSARPTFTAAARTRIAAALGIDEAVFVAALPVPDGEAVEAVAAAAPAPAPASAPVLATAARKPPARRNVDTRQASLFDDEPPDEAVASPDVAPSAASLQPAATGIDAGAAGADPAWIEADELAWLDAVELAPFDAHDAGAAAFASAIATRVDETTTAPSAPAPLADCVVWLERNYRFGLDSPIGRLSLAIRRGDVQAALDALPADDAAAASFHDDAGDTLAASTVERLARRFGAYLDALRTALSEPVPDPLPLFDALNRFRILCATRTGSRGAEHVNALVATHVRHAARVPLAVGAHWFTGRPIMVTRNDYALGLFNGDIGIALPDAHGVLRVWFRRADGTARAVSPAALPPHETAFALTVHKSQGSEFDEAALVLPASFGRVLTRELVYTAVTRARTRVQVIGPRRVLAQAVATRTQRDSGLAARVDEALARRRKEASR from the coding sequence ATGAACGCGTCCGACGACACGCTCGAATTCACCGGCGGCCTCGTGGCGCGCCTGCCCGAGCCCGCGGATTTCGGCATCGCGCTCGCGGAAGGTTTCGCACGCCGCATCGGCGACCTGTCGCGCCGGGCGGGCGCGCCGGCCGCTTCCGCGCGCTGGGCGGCGCGTGCCGCGTTCGCGACGAGCCGCGCGACGGCGGGCGGCCACGTGTGCGTATCGCTGGGCGCGCTCGCGCAGCGCTACGAGGAGCCGCTCGACGACGTGCGCGCGGCGCTTGCCGCGAGCGGCCTCGTGGCGTTCGGCACGCTCGCGCGCGGCGACGAACGGCCGCTGATCGTCGACCGGCACGACCATCTCTATCTGTCGCGCTACTTCGACTACGAGCGCCGGCTCGCCGATGCGCTCGTCGCGCAGGCCGGCGTCGCCGCACCGGGCGATGCGCTGTCGCCCGAGCGGCTGCGCGACAGTCTCGCGCGTTACTTCGGGCCCGCGACGGGCGAAGTGGACTGGCAGCGCGTCGCGGCGATCGTCGCGTTGACGGGGCGCGTGACGATCGTCAGCGGCGGGCCCGGCACCGGCAAGACGACGACCGTCGTCGGCGTGCTGGCTTGCTTGCTCGACGCGCAGCCGGGCTTGCGTGTCGCGCTGGCGGCACCCACCGGCAAGGCCGCGCAGCGGATGCAGGAAGCGCTGCATGCGCGGGCGGGCGACCTGCCGCCGGCGCTCGCCGCGCGCCTGCCCGACACGTCGTATACGTTGCATCGCCTGCTGGGCGGCGGCGGGGCGGCGGGGTTCCGCCATCATCGCGACAACCCGCTGCCGTACGACCTGATCGTGGTCGACGAGGCGTCGATGATCGACGTCGCGCTCGCCGCGCACCTGATCGATGCGCTCGCGCCGGGCGCGCGGCTCGTGCTGCTCGGCGACAAGGACCAGCTTGCCGCGGTCGAGGCCGGCGCGGTGTTCGCCGAGCTGAGTGCGCGGCCGACGTTTACCGCCGCAGCGCGCACGCGCATCGCGGCTGCGCTCGGCATCGACGAGGCGGTATTCGTCGCGGCGTTGCCGGTGCCGGACGGCGAGGCGGTGGAAGCGGTTGCCGCCGCTGCTCCGGCTCCGGCTCCGGCGTCCGCGCCGGTGTTGGCCACTGCCGCACGCAAGCCGCCGGCACGGCGGAACGTGGATACGCGACAGGCCTCGTTGTTCGACGACGAACCACCGGACGAAGCGGTTGCTTCGCCTGACGTCGCGCCATCGGCTGCTTCGTTGCAGCCTGCGGCGACCGGCATCGATGCCGGCGCTGCGGGTGCCGATCCGGCATGGATCGAGGCCGACGAGCTCGCGTGGCTCGACGCGGTCGAACTGGCGCCGTTCGATGCGCACGATGCGGGGGCAGCGGCATTCGCGTCGGCCATCGCAACGCGGGTCGACGAAACCACCACCGCGCCTTCCGCGCCCGCACCGCTTGCAGACTGCGTCGTATGGCTCGAACGCAATTACCGTTTCGGTCTCGATTCGCCGATCGGCCGCCTGTCGCTCGCGATCCGCCGCGGCGACGTGCAGGCCGCGCTCGACGCGTTGCCGGCGGACGATGCCGCTGCCGCGTCGTTCCACGACGATGCGGGCGATACGCTGGCGGCATCGACGGTCGAGCGGCTGGCACGCCGGTTCGGCGCGTACCTCGACGCATTGCGCACCGCGTTGTCCGAGCCGGTGCCCGATCCGCTGCCGCTGTTCGATGCGCTCAACCGCTTCCGGATCCTGTGCGCGACCCGCACCGGTTCGCGCGGCGCCGAGCACGTGAATGCGCTGGTGGCCACGCACGTGCGACATGCCGCGCGCGTGCCGCTCGCGGTCGGTGCACACTGGTTCACCGGGCGGCCGATCATGGTGACGCGCAACGACTATGCGCTCGGGCTGTTCAACGGCGACATCGGCATTGCGTTGCCGGACGCGCACGGCGTGCTGCGCGTGTGGTTCCGGCGCGCGGACGGCACCGCGCGCGCGGTGTCGCCTGCCGCGCTGCCGCCGCACGAAACGGCGTTCGCGCTGACGGTTCACAAATCGCAGGGCTCCGAATTCGACGAGGCCGCGCTCGTGCTGCCGGCGTCGTTCGGGCGCGTGCTCACGCGCGAGCTCGTCTATACGGCGGTCACGCGCGCCCGCACGCGCGTGCAGGTGATCGGTCCGCGACGCGTGCTCGCGCAGGCGGTCGCGACGCGCACCCAACGCGATTCGGGGCTTGCGGCGCGCGTCGACGAGGCGCTCGCGCGGCGCCGCAAGGAGGCGTCGCGATGA
- the recB gene encoding exodeoxyribonuclease V subunit beta produces MSAVSQPQAALELDVFACPLDGVNQIEASAGTGKTWNICALYVRLLLEKDLGADEILVVTFTKAATAELHERIRGRLAQLAHALDTGDDGGDPFVARLLETTLGEAGALDPETAAKRIRRALRAFDQAAIHTIHAFCQRALQEAPFAAAMPFAFDMQADDAALRFELAADFWRTRVEPMAARWPGFATWLVDSGAGPAALDAQLARRLKKPLAALRWDGVAEPDEAAEAAAAECFAEAARMWADERDAIDALLRTAQPVLNQRSHKPDAVADALGAWSAHFAQGNAAAALPKAALKLTRSALVKATKKGGVTPEHAFFDVADALEAAVAAAEAAQRARWLALVADWLDTAPAELAERKRTRRVVSFDDLLANLYHALHAHPWLAETLRARYPAALIDEFQDTDPLQFAIFDRIFAPGGPLFLVGDPKQAIYSFRAADLHTYLAARASASACYTLAVNQRSTPAVVDASNRFFMSNPRAFVLDGLDYYPVRAGTRVRAPFVDATDPGPPGDFRIWALPGGDGTLLKRDAQAQAAQACAAEIARLMRGAREGLARLGGTPLSPGDIAVLVQTHRQGSLVKRVLATWGIGSVELAQASVFSTGDAEQLERVLAAIDAPGDLRRLRAALAADWFGLDAGALWRMEQGDGDASHEAADHADAMSWVERFSRYRLLWRERGFAVMWRTFARELRIAERLMAGADGERRVTDINHLAELTQARASAQPGIAPTLRWLAAQRLDGGGEEAQLRLESDRNLVQIVTVHKSKGLEYAVVFCPFLNDGGLREPPASALPDAREYHDDAGDAVLHYGCDDEAAAHAARQALREQAAERARLVYVALTRAVYRCYLVAGPYQSSRSTREARRSVLNWLVAGAGQSFDAWLDEPPDEAALDAAWQALAGGPVSVAPLPVPARRERLAAGHDASQTLAARHATRVLRDAWRMASFSSLTASMAREEAGVAVVPDDELRPDHDALAAVVPDGGFAVADTVAVEPPDDDILVFPRGAAAGECLHRLFELSRFTEPDSWHQAALGALHDRPVEAEPELATRLPAMMARLVDDVVRTELVPGMRLADLDPAKRLDEMGFLFPARSLELGALRRLLVAHGYPDVALEAGMLAGFIKGFIDMIVEHDGRFWIVDWKSNHLGNTPDSYGPRALDVAMADHAYHLQALLYTVALHRYLRGRLPDYDYDTHIAGYLYLFVRGVRPGWRSGGEPAGVHARRPARELVDALDRMMEGGRA; encoded by the coding sequence ATGAGCGCCGTATCCCAGCCGCAAGCGGCGCTCGAACTCGACGTGTTCGCGTGTCCGCTCGACGGCGTCAACCAGATCGAGGCGTCGGCCGGCACCGGCAAGACGTGGAACATCTGCGCGCTGTACGTGCGCTTGCTGCTCGAAAAGGATCTCGGCGCGGACGAAATCCTCGTCGTGACCTTCACGAAAGCGGCCACGGCCGAACTGCACGAGCGGATCCGCGGGCGCCTCGCACAGCTCGCGCATGCGCTCGACACGGGTGACGACGGCGGTGATCCGTTCGTCGCACGCCTGCTCGAGACGACGCTCGGCGAAGCCGGTGCGCTCGATCCCGAGACCGCCGCGAAACGGATTCGACGCGCGCTGCGCGCATTCGACCAGGCGGCGATCCACACGATCCACGCGTTCTGCCAGCGCGCGCTGCAGGAGGCGCCGTTCGCGGCCGCGATGCCGTTCGCGTTCGACATGCAGGCCGACGATGCGGCATTGCGCTTCGAGCTCGCGGCGGACTTCTGGCGCACCCGCGTCGAGCCGATGGCCGCGCGCTGGCCGGGCTTCGCGACGTGGCTCGTCGATTCGGGCGCAGGCCCGGCCGCGCTCGACGCGCAGCTCGCGCGCCGGCTGAAGAAGCCGCTCGCTGCGCTGCGCTGGGACGGCGTGGCCGAACCGGACGAAGCGGCGGAGGCCGCCGCCGCCGAATGCTTTGCGGAGGCTGCGCGGATGTGGGCCGACGAGCGCGACGCGATCGACGCGCTGCTGCGCACCGCGCAGCCGGTGCTCAACCAGCGCTCGCACAAGCCCGACGCGGTCGCCGATGCGCTCGGCGCATGGTCCGCGCATTTCGCGCAGGGCAATGCGGCGGCCGCGCTGCCCAAGGCGGCGCTCAAGCTCACGCGCAGCGCGCTCGTGAAAGCGACGAAGAAGGGCGGCGTGACGCCCGAACACGCGTTCTTCGACGTGGCCGACGCGCTCGAAGCGGCGGTGGCCGCGGCCGAGGCCGCGCAGCGCGCGCGCTGGCTCGCGCTGGTCGCCGACTGGCTCGACACGGCGCCGGCCGAACTGGCCGAGCGCAAGCGTACGCGACGCGTCGTGTCGTTCGACGACCTGCTCGCGAACCTGTACCACGCGCTGCATGCGCATCCGTGGCTCGCCGAGACGCTGCGCGCGCGCTATCCGGCCGCGCTGATCGACGAATTCCAGGATACCGACCCGCTGCAGTTCGCGATCTTCGACCGGATCTTCGCGCCGGGCGGGCCGCTGTTTCTCGTCGGCGATCCGAAGCAGGCGATCTACAGTTTCCGCGCCGCGGATCTGCATACCTATCTCGCCGCGCGGGCAAGCGCGAGCGCGTGCTATACGCTCGCGGTCAACCAGCGTTCGACCCCCGCGGTCGTCGACGCGAGCAACCGTTTCTTCATGTCGAATCCGCGTGCGTTCGTGCTCGACGGGCTCGACTATTACCCGGTGCGGGCCGGCACGCGCGTGCGCGCGCCGTTCGTCGACGCGACCGATCCGGGCCCGCCCGGCGATTTCCGGATCTGGGCGCTGCCGGGAGGCGACGGCACGCTGCTCAAGCGCGACGCGCAGGCACAGGCCGCGCAGGCATGCGCGGCCGAGATCGCACGGCTGATGCGCGGCGCGCGCGAAGGGCTGGCGCGGCTCGGCGGCACGCCGCTGTCGCCGGGCGACATCGCGGTGCTCGTGCAGACGCACCGGCAGGGCAGCCTCGTGAAGCGCGTGCTCGCCACCTGGGGCATCGGCAGCGTCGAACTCGCGCAGGCGTCGGTGTTTTCGACCGGCGACGCGGAGCAACTCGAGCGCGTGCTCGCGGCGATCGATGCGCCGGGCGACCTGCGGCGCCTGCGCGCGGCGCTGGCGGCCGACTGGTTCGGCCTCGACGCGGGTGCGCTGTGGCGCATGGAGCAGGGCGACGGCGACGCGTCGCACGAAGCGGCCGACCACGCGGATGCGATGAGCTGGGTCGAGCGCTTCTCGCGCTATCGACTGCTGTGGCGCGAACGCGGTTTCGCGGTGATGTGGCGCACGTTCGCGCGCGAGCTGCGGATCGCCGAGCGGCTGATGGCCGGCGCGGACGGCGAGCGCCGCGTGACCGACATCAACCACCTGGCCGAGCTGACGCAGGCGCGCGCGTCCGCGCAGCCGGGCATCGCGCCGACGCTGCGCTGGCTTGCCGCGCAACGGCTCGACGGCGGCGGCGAGGAAGCGCAGCTGCGGCTCGAATCCGATCGCAACCTCGTGCAGATCGTGACCGTGCACAAGTCGAAGGGCCTCGAATACGCGGTCGTGTTCTGTCCGTTCCTGAACGACGGCGGGCTGCGCGAGCCGCCCGCGTCGGCGCTGCCCGATGCGCGCGAGTATCACGACGACGCGGGCGACGCCGTGCTGCATTACGGCTGCGACGACGAAGCCGCCGCGCATGCGGCGCGCCAGGCGCTGCGCGAGCAGGCCGCGGAACGCGCGCGGCTCGTCTATGTGGCGCTCACGCGTGCGGTCTACCGGTGCTATCTCGTCGCCGGGCCTTATCAGTCGTCGCGTTCGACCCGCGAGGCGCGGCGCAGCGTGCTGAACTGGCTCGTGGCCGGCGCCGGCCAGTCGTTCGATGCGTGGCTCGACGAGCCGCCGGACGAAGCGGCGCTCGACGCGGCATGGCAAGCGCTCGCCGGCGGCCCCGTGAGCGTCGCGCCGTTGCCGGTGCCGGCGCGCCGCGAGCGCCTGGCGGCCGGGCACGATGCTTCGCAGACGCTCGCGGCGCGTCATGCGACGCGCGTGCTGCGCGATGCATGGCGGATGGCGAGCTTCAGTTCGCTGACGGCGTCGATGGCGCGCGAGGAGGCGGGCGTCGCGGTCGTGCCCGACGACGAACTGCGGCCCGATCACGATGCGCTGGCCGCCGTCGTGCCGGACGGCGGGTTCGCCGTGGCCGACACGGTCGCGGTCGAGCCGCCGGACGACGACATCCTCGTGTTTCCGCGCGGCGCGGCAGCGGGCGAGTGCCTGCACCGCCTGTTCGAACTCAGCCGGTTCACGGAGCCGGATTCGTGGCACCAGGCCGCGCTCGGCGCGCTGCACGACCGGCCGGTCGAGGCCGAGCCCGAACTCGCGACGCGCCTGCCGGCGATGATGGCGCGGCTCGTCGACGACGTCGTGCGCACGGAGCTCGTGCCGGGCATGCGGCTGGCCGATCTCGATCCCGCGAAGCGGCTCGACGAAATGGGTTTCCTGTTTCCGGCGCGGTCGCTCGAGCTGGGCGCGCTGCGCCGGCTGCTGGTCGCGCACGGTTATCCGGACGTTGCACTCGAGGCGGGCATGCTCGCCGGTTTCATCAAGGGTTTCATCGACATGATCGTCGAACACGACGGCCGGTTCTGGATCGTCGACTGGAAGTCGAACCATCTCGGCAATACACCTGATTCCTATGGCCCGCGTGCGCTCGACGTCGCGATGGCCGATCACGCGTATCACCTGCAGGCGCTGCTCTATACGGTCGCGCTGCATCGCTATCTGCGCGGGCGGCTGCCCGATTACGACTACGACACGCATATCGCGGGCTACCTGTACCTGTTCGTGCGCGGCGTGCGGCCCGGCTGGCGCAGCGGCGGCGAGCCGGCCGGCGTGCATGCGCGGCGGCCCGCGCGCGAACTTGTCGACGCGCTCGACCGGATGATGGAAGGGGGCCGCGCATGA